One window of Streptomyces sp. SUK 48 genomic DNA carries:
- a CDS encoding multidrug efflux SMR transporter, which produces MAWFLLVVAGLLEVGWSIGMKYSEGFTRPVPSVLTGAGIVASMVLLSYAARSLPIGTAYGVWVGIGAAGAAVLGMVVLGEPVTAARIFFVCLLLVAVVGLKATSG; this is translated from the coding sequence GTGGCCTGGTTTTTGCTGGTCGTGGCCGGTCTGCTGGAAGTGGGCTGGTCGATCGGGATGAAGTACAGCGAGGGTTTCACCCGGCCGGTGCCCAGTGTGCTCACCGGTGCCGGGATCGTCGCCAGCATGGTGCTGCTGTCGTACGCGGCCCGGTCCCTGCCGATCGGTACCGCCTACGGGGTGTGGGTCGGTATCGGCGCGGCCGGGGCGGCGGTGCTCGGCATGGTGGTGCTCGGTGAGCCGGTCACCGCCGCCCGGATCTTCTTCGTGTGTCTGCTGCTGGTCGCCGTGGTGGGGCTGAAGGCGACCAGCGGCTGA
- a CDS encoding co-chaperone GroES, whose protein sequence is MSAKRHEQSTPQHDKLPIRMLHDRVLVKQETGEGERRSGGGILIPATAAVGRRLAWAEVVAVGQNVRTVEPGDRVLFDPEDRAEVEVRGVAYVLMRERDLHAVAADRFEGSEDSTGLYL, encoded by the coding sequence GTGAGCGCCAAGAGACACGAGCAGAGCACCCCGCAGCACGACAAGCTGCCCATCCGGATGCTGCACGACCGGGTGCTGGTCAAGCAGGAGACCGGTGAGGGCGAGCGGCGGTCGGGGGGCGGCATCCTGATTCCCGCCACCGCGGCGGTCGGACGCCGGCTGGCCTGGGCCGAGGTGGTCGCGGTCGGTCAGAACGTACGGACCGTGGAGCCCGGGGACCGCGTCCTGTTCGATCCGGAGGACCGGGCCGAGGTCGAGGTGCGGGGTGTGGCGTACGTGCTCATGCGCGAGCGCGATCTGCACGCCGTGGCCGCGGACCGGTTCGAGGGCTCGGAGGATTCGACCGGGCTCTATCTGTGA
- a CDS encoding DUF3618 domain-containing protein, with protein sequence MADTADTRTPAQIEADIRRRREVLAETLDEIGVRVHPKTIVGDAKAKAAANIDHTVGRAYVQVNRVVSEVRAQFTDEYGRLRAERVVPAALVVAGVVGLVALSRRRGR encoded by the coding sequence GTGGCGGACACGGCGGACACCAGAACCCCGGCGCAGATCGAGGCGGACATCAGGCGCCGCCGCGAAGTGCTGGCCGAGACGCTCGACGAGATCGGGGTGCGGGTGCACCCGAAGACGATCGTCGGGGATGCGAAGGCCAAGGCCGCGGCCAATATCGACCACACGGTGGGGCGTGCGTATGTGCAGGTCAACCGGGTGGTGAGCGAGGTCAGGGCGCAGTTCACGGACGAGTACGGGCGGCTGCGCGCGGAGCGGGTCGTGCCGGCCGCGCTCGTGGTCGCCGGGGTGGTGGGCCTGGTCGCCCTGTCCCGGCGGCGCGGGCGCTGA
- the bcp gene encoding thioredoxin-dependent thiol peroxidase: protein MSERLQPGDVAPAFTLPDADGNEVSLAGHQGRKVIVYFYPAALTPGCTKQACDFTDNLDLLAGAGYDVIGISPDTPEKLAKFRDKESLKVTLVADPDKKTAESYAAFGEKKNYGKTYLGIIRSTFVVDEDGTISHAFYNVRATGHVAKIIKDLGI from the coding sequence ATGAGCGAGCGACTCCAGCCGGGGGACGTGGCCCCCGCCTTCACCCTCCCGGACGCCGACGGTAACGAGGTCTCCCTCGCGGGCCACCAGGGCCGCAAGGTCATCGTGTACTTCTACCCCGCGGCGCTTACCCCGGGATGCACCAAGCAGGCATGCGACTTCACCGACAACCTCGACCTGCTGGCCGGCGCCGGCTACGACGTCATCGGCATCTCCCCGGACACCCCGGAGAAGCTGGCCAAGTTCCGCGACAAGGAGTCCCTCAAGGTCACCCTCGTCGCCGACCCCGACAAGAAGACCGCCGAGTCCTACGCCGCCTTCGGCGAGAAGAAGAACTACGGCAAGACCTACCTGGGCATCATCCGCTCCACGTTCGTCGTCGACGAGGACGGCACGATCTCCCACGCCTTCTACAACGTCCGCGCGACCGGCCACGTAGCCAAGATCATCAAGGACCTGGGCATCTGA